A genomic stretch from Candidatus Schekmanbacteria bacterium includes:
- the rsfS gene encoding ribosome silencing factor, with the protein MREVKEKKKSESKKEVKAISPKKLTPRQMALKAAEFADDKKALDIIIFDVRKLTTVTDFFCICHGTSDRHAKTIAEDIIEQFKKNGHIPLASEGFSTCQWIVVDFADIVVHVFQKDARDYYNLEGIWGDAPVVKAKVS; encoded by the coding sequence GTGAGGGAAGTTAAAGAAAAAAAGAAATCAGAAAGTAAAAAAGAAGTTAAGGCAATATCTCCCAAGAAGCTTACACCGCGCCAGATGGCTTTGAAAGCTGCAGAGTTTGCTGATGACAAGAAGGCGCTTGATATAATTATTTTCGATGTCAGGAAGCTTACTACAGTCACAGATTTTTTCTGTATATGTCATGGTACTTCTGACAGGCATGCAAAGACGATTGCTGAAGATATAATCGAGCAATTCAAAAAGAACGGGCACATTCCGCTTGCATCAGAAGGCTTTTCTACCTGCCAGTGGATAGTAGTAGATTTTGCAGATATCGTAGTCCATGTTTTCCAGAAAGATGCAAGGGACTATTATAATCTCGAAGGAATCTGGGGCGATGCGCCGGTAGTTAAGGCAAAGGTAAGCTGA
- a CDS encoding 23S rRNA (pseudouridine(1915)-N(3))-methyltransferase RlmH has protein sequence MKIRFIWIDKTKAGPEKDIIDDYASRIKRFADVEVIEIKSSARQENPESAMEEEARDIEKHLLKDSFFIATTPSGKEISSHKFAELMKDVLKVQAKPVVIVVGGRYGIAPRLIKASNLKLSISQMTLNHYLVRIFLFEQVYRGFCIMDGLPYAK, from the coding sequence ATGAAGATCCGCTTTATCTGGATAGATAAAACAAAAGCTGGTCCGGAAAAAGATATAATTGATGATTATGCATCCCGCATTAAAAGATTTGCAGATGTTGAAGTAATAGAGATTAAATCCTCAGCGAGGCAGGAAAATCCGGAATCTGCCATGGAAGAGGAAGCAAGAGACATTGAAAAACATCTTCTCAAAGATTCATTTTTTATAGCAACAACTCCTTCAGGCAAAGAAATATCTTCCCATAAATTTGCTGAATTAATGAAAGATGTTCTGAAGGTGCAGGCAAAGCCGGTTGTCATTGTCGTAGGCGGCAGATACGGCATAGCCCCCCGGCTCATTAAAGCTTCGAACCTCAAACTTTCAATTTCGCAGATGACGTTAAACCATTACCTTGTGCGGATATTCCTCTTTGAACAGGTTTACAGAGGATTC
- the proB gene encoding glutamate 5-kinase: MKSGEFDKKTFVENIKRIVVKIGSAVIADADKGLNSRRILALVEEIIKLKEKKYEFVLVTSGAIAAGKAKLQLGGRPFSLQEKQAAAAVGQCTLIRTYERVFEQAGIVVGQILLTHDDLSSRKRYLNAINTIHALLNCGAVPVINENDTVSVDEIKFGDNDFLAAAVSSMIETDLLVLLTDVDGIEDRRQPAERNIIRVADAANPAIYQMIDSTTGSLGTGGMISKVQAARKAAHSGVATLIANGKRKNAITDFLAGEEIGTVFLPKIERLKRRKHWIGFTVKSRGKIIVDSGAREALTDKGKSLLPSGIIAIEGSFSVGDSVLLVDGNGNSFAKGLVNYNSIELAKIKGKKTADIIHILGKKDYDEAIHRDNLVIISE, encoded by the coding sequence ATGAAAAGCGGTGAATTCGATAAAAAAACCTTTGTTGAAAATATAAAGCGTATTGTTGTTAAAATAGGCAGTGCTGTTATTGCTGATGCAGACAAAGGGCTTAACTCAAGAAGAATATTAGCCCTGGTTGAGGAAATCATTAAATTAAAGGAAAAAAAATATGAGTTTGTCCTTGTTACGTCAGGTGCAATAGCTGCTGGTAAAGCAAAGCTCCAGCTTGGCGGAAGACCTTTTAGTCTTCAGGAAAAACAGGCTGCTGCTGCCGTGGGGCAGTGTACATTGATAAGAACTTACGAGCGTGTATTCGAGCAGGCTGGTATCGTGGTAGGGCAGATATTGCTGACACACGATGATTTAAGCTCCCGCAAAAGATACCTTAACGCCATAAACACCATACACGCGCTTCTTAATTGCGGCGCTGTGCCGGTCATAAACGAAAACGATACGGTTTCTGTTGATGAGATAAAATTCGGGGACAATGATTTTCTGGCAGCTGCAGTTTCAAGCATGATAGAGACTGACCTCCTTGTACTTCTTACAGATGTTGACGGGATCGAGGACAGAAGGCAGCCTGCTGAGAGAAATATAATAAGGGTTGCTGATGCTGCAAATCCAGCAATTTACCAGATGATTGATTCTACGACAGGCTCGCTTGGCACAGGAGGAATGATATCAAAGGTGCAGGCTGCAAGGAAAGCTGCGCACTCCGGTGTCGCCACATTGATTGCGAACGGCAAGAGAAAAAACGCTATAACCGATTTCCTTGCAGGCGAAGAAATAGGGACTGTTTTTCTCCCGAAAATTGAACGCCTGAAACGGCGCAAACACTGGATAGGATTCACAGTTAAATCCAGGGGTAAGATAATTGTGGATAGCGGTGCCAGAGAAGCGTTAACGGACAAGGGTAAAAGTCTTCTTCCGTCAGGGATCATAGCAATAGAGGGTTCGTTCTCGGTTGGAGATTCAGTACTCCTTGTAGATGGAAACGGAAACAGTTTTGCAAAGGGGCTTGTAAATTACAATTCAATTGAGCTTGCAAAAATAAAGGGAAAGAAAACAGCAGACATAATTCATATCCTCGGGAAAAAGGATTACGACGAGGCTATACACAGAGATAACCTGGTGATAATCAGTGAGTAG
- a CDS encoding nicotinate-nucleotide adenylyltransferase has product MSINVAKGSIGMLGGTFNPVHFGHLRIAEEVRETLGLEKIYFIPSYLPPHKSGEGIAECSHRQKMVSLAIKGNPQFELSTIEIERGGKSYTVDTIDYFRKVYDDKIYLISGIDTFEEFSTWRKVDTILRSCHFVVTSRPGYSRAKLMTVLENTITMAFPEIRFVLEKDAGKISIYTITTSDFKLYCLESTLLEISSTEIRKCLKTGKSVKYLVPEAVEEYIEKNGLYR; this is encoded by the coding sequence ATGAGCATAAATGTCGCAAAGGGAAGTATTGGAATGCTTGGCGGAACATTTAATCCTGTTCATTTCGGGCATCTGAGAATTGCTGAAGAGGTCCGGGAAACCCTCGGGCTTGAAAAAATCTATTTTATCCCGTCCTATCTTCCACCGCACAAGAGCGGCGAAGGAATCGCGGAATGCAGCCACCGCCAGAAAATGGTGAGCCTCGCTATAAAGGGAAATCCACAATTCGAGCTTTCAACCATAGAAATTGAAAGGGGAGGAAAGTCTTATACTGTGGACACGATAGATTATTTCAGAAAGGTCTATGATGATAAGATTTACCTTATATCAGGGATAGATACTTTTGAGGAATTTTCTACCTGGCGCAAAGTCGATACTATCCTGCGTTCATGCCATTTTGTTGTGACGTCAAGACCGGGATACAGCAGGGCAAAACTTATGACAGTCCTTGAGAACACCATTACCATGGCTTTCCCGGAGATAAGATTTGTATTGGAAAAGGATGCTGGAAAGATATCGATTTATACAATAACTACGAGCGATTTCAAATTGTACTGTCTTGAATCAACTCTTCTTGAAATATCTTCCACAGAAATCAGAAAATGCCTTAAAACGGGAAAGTCTGTTAAATACCTTGTCCCTGAGGCAGTGGAAGAATACATTGAGAAGAATGGATTGTACAGATAA
- a CDS encoding glutamate-5-semialdehyde dehydrogenase, with protein MSIKDEVIAIAERAKKAGGKLSNLSTADKNKALLMMAEGLEKKTAEILKANKIDIDNARKNNLSDAMIDRLMLDEGRIKKLAKGVREVSELSDPCGEIIKMWKRPNGMLIGRMRVPVGVIGIIYESRPGVTADAAALCLKSGNAIILRGGSEAINSNCIIAEVLSEAALKCGVPRGSIEIIPSTDRQAVLEMLKLDRFIDMIIPRGGEGLINFVKENSRIPVICHDKGLCLTFVDSSADIDMAVNVCFNAKVQRPGVCNAMETLLVHRDIAEKFLPIIGEEYKKAGVELRGCPATRKILPWAKDATEDDFNTEFLNLTLSVKVVGSIDEAMEHIDRYGSHHSDAIVTNDYNNSQRFLREVDSSSVFVNASTRLADGGEYGLGAEMGISTQKLHCRGPMGLEELTTTKFIVYGKGQLRE; from the coding sequence ATGTCAATAAAAGATGAAGTCATTGCCATAGCGGAAAGGGCAAAAAAAGCAGGGGGAAAGCTTTCTAATCTTTCCACGGCAGATAAGAATAAAGCGCTTCTCATGATGGCAGAGGGGCTTGAGAAAAAAACTGCGGAGATACTAAAGGCAAATAAGATAGATATTGATAATGCCCGCAAAAACAATCTGAGTGATGCCATGATAGATAGATTGATGCTCGATGAAGGGCGCATAAAAAAGCTTGCAAAGGGAGTAAGGGAAGTTTCAGAGCTTTCTGATCCGTGCGGAGAAATAATAAAGATGTGGAAACGCCCCAACGGGATGCTCATAGGGCGGATGAGAGTGCCTGTGGGTGTTATCGGGATAATTTATGAATCCCGTCCCGGCGTTACTGCTGATGCAGCAGCTCTATGTCTTAAATCAGGGAATGCCATAATACTGCGCGGCGGGAGCGAGGCGATAAACTCAAACTGCATAATTGCTGAAGTGCTCTCTGAGGCTGCTTTGAAATGCGGAGTTCCCAGAGGTTCGATTGAGATAATCCCGTCAACCGACAGGCAGGCGGTCCTTGAGATGTTGAAGCTTGACCGCTTTATAGACATGATAATCCCGCGGGGAGGTGAGGGACTTATCAATTTTGTGAAAGAAAATTCCCGCATACCTGTTATCTGCCATGACAAAGGATTGTGTCTTACCTTCGTTGATTCGAGCGCTGACATTGATATGGCGGTTAATGTCTGCTTTAATGCGAAAGTGCAGCGCCCCGGTGTATGCAATGCAATGGAAACTTTGCTCGTCCACAGGGATATAGCAGAAAAATTTCTTCCCATCATTGGCGAGGAATATAAGAAAGCCGGAGTTGAACTTCGGGGATGTCCTGCGACCAGAAAGATTCTCCCCTGGGCGAAGGACGCTACGGAAGATGATTTCAATACGGAATTCTTGAACCTCACTCTTTCGGTGAAGGTTGTTGGCTCCATTGATGAGGCGATGGAGCATATAGACCGCTATGGCTCACATCACTCTGATGCAATTGTGACCAATGATTATAACAACTCCCAGAGATTTCTGAGAGAAGTTGATTCGTCTTCTGTGTTTGTCAATGCCTCGACAAGGCTTGCAGACGGAGGTGAATACGGGCTTGGCGCTGAGATGGGGATAAGCACGCAAAAGCTTCATTGCCGCGGTCCTATGGGTCTTGAGGAACTTACTACGACTAAATTCATAGTTTATGGTAAAGGGCAATTGAGGGAATAA